The following are encoded in a window of Oncorhynchus keta strain PuntledgeMale-10-30-2019 chromosome 10, Oket_V2, whole genome shotgun sequence genomic DNA:
- the mbd1b gene encoding methyl-CpG-binding domain protein 1b isoform X1, whose translation MEVDGEVLKPTNDALLEREERIEVGDNGMERTSEVLSPLEALAPSDSLDIQDHATSGPVMTDHGHTEKIPGGVALEPPIDWFEPLEDDNYEDDTQGLDMGLAMGERHMNSRGDAEEESVAGSERSGSVAGSERNIKNNNNLFSVYRRKKRVKTEEGWEDWPALGEGWKRKAVVRRSGSSVGQSDVYYMSPSNERVRSRVELSKVLADTLDMTMFDYKTGVFRGAGQPKTLRLRKNIQKDHSTSVDCGFSSESSSMGTPSRDPHLQHITPPRPNTSLIQISSASVAHDVEGMKHSATKLPWSPVSALSVSINGKAGSEPSFCVCTICDNSYTGFEYERQMKNPCCPKCRGKNPVYQRFRKWIPCGNCKACLTTEDCGSCANCKKALNPDSRKPVSCRKRKCLCPIRKKLVEVGGQERELEHAVVHVDPEYPKYAQRVTCLHKPEDPQKLDPHPMTNFKIDSGELQNSTPQYSDPEDFSVNVDIDDDDEEFDGDDADYEAWIRKRKRRSCGKCEACNSRMDCGTCDFCIDKPKFGGSNKKRQKCRLRQCQKQAMRHLLPFQLGQTDFGSEEGWVQLGRPRPHFTYSRKTTPKKSKTPQREVDLDFTDDIDEPLQEDDDNSMETAHWRPMLPSSSIPQDENFRNQLPTVQISHILQVHKETMEIVKKNALMERVPHILNHLSSPAYCTLFKPADPPVQYGETPGENTSLATPDGQSGMNGGRLSVEKHVETPSGEPEVEEVTPMITQIFSLADSAGTSGIDQDHELLKLLESLRSSALPTLWFAIMVEGPMLQLLQCSKLSHMVDTTVQIDLGFCYQICVQGQQLLLTHPLYEAHPSGLTSVPQVVNLLLDLEKYNVCQGVPTKEQPFSQAPIIIERASTCDFLVLKETEHCPKCKALSCSY comes from the exons ATGGAGGTCGACGGAGAGGTACTCAAACCTACAAATGATGCACTTctagaaagggaggagaggattgAGGTCGGGGACAATGGGATGGAGAGGACCTCTGAGGTCCTATCACCACTGGAGGCCCTGGCTCCCTCGGACAGTCTTGACATTCAGGATCATGCCACCTCAGGTCCTGTGATGACAGACCATGGCCATACAGAGAAGATCCCAGGGGGAGTTGCTTTAGAGCCCCCTATAGACTGGTTTGAACCCCTGGAGGATGACAATTATGAAGATGACACACAGGGCTTGGACATGGGCCTTGCTATGGGGGAGCGACACATGAATAGCAGAGGGGATGCTGAAGAGGAGAGTGTTGCAGGGAGCGAAAGGAGCGGAAGCGTGGCAGGCAGTGAGAGGAACATcaagaacaacaacaacct GTTTTCTGTTTATAGGCGGAAGAAAAGAGTGAAAACTGAAGAGGGCTGGGAGGACTGGCCGGCACTTGGAGAGGGGTGGAAGCGCAAGGCGGTTGTTCGTCGCTCGGGTTCTAGTGTTGGCCAGAGTGACGTTTATTACATGAG CCCGAGTAATGAGCGTGTGAGAAGTAGAGTTGAGCTTTCCAAAGTCCTGGCAGATACTCTGGACATGACAATGTTTGATTACAAAACAGGGGTGTTCAGGGGTGCTGGACAACCCAAGACACTGCGCCTGAGAAAG AACATACAGAAGGATCATTCTACCTCAGTGGACTGTGGCTTTTCCTCAGAGTCCAGCTCCATGGGCACGCCAAGCAGAGACCCCCACCTCCAACATATCACTCCCCCAAGACCAAACACCTCTCTCATACAGATAAGTTCAGCCTCTGTTGCTCATGATGTGGAAGGTATGAAGCACAGTGCAACTAAACTGCCCTGGAGCCCTGTGTCAGCGCTTTCAGTCTCCATCAATGGGAAGGCTGGTTCAGAGCCCTCCTTTTG CGTCTGTACCATTTGTGATAATTCATACACAGGCTTTGAGTATGAAAGACAGATGAAGAATCCCTGTTGCCCCAAATGCAGGG GCAAGAATCCAGTTTATCAAAGATTCAGGAAG TGGATTCCTTGTGGTAACTGTAAGGCTTGCCTTACCACAGAGGATTGTGGGAGCTGTGCTAACTGCAAAAAAGCGCTGAACCCTGACTCCAGAAAACCTGTCAGCTGTCGGAAACGCAAATGTTTATGTCCGATCCGCAAG aAGCTGGTTGAAGTTGGTGGACAAgagcgggaactggaacacgctgtcgtacacgtcgatccagagtaTCCCAAATATGCCCAAagagtgacatgtctg cACAAACCCGAAGATCCCCAAAAGTTGGATCCCCATCCCATGACGAATTTCAAG ATTGACAGCGGAGAATTGCAG AACTCCACTCCCCAATACAGTGACCCCGAAGATTTCTCTGTGAATGTCGATATAGATGATGACGATGAAGAGTTTGATGGTGATGATGCTGACTATGAG GCTTGGATAAGGAAACGTAAGCGACGCTCCTGTGGGAAGTGTGAAGCTTGTAATAGTAGGATGGACTGTGGGACTTGTGATTTTTGCATAGACAAACCCAAGTTTGGAGGCAGCAATAAGAAGAGACAGAAGTGCCGTCTGCGGCAGTGCCAGAAACAGGCCATG AGACACTTGTTGCCCTTTCAGTTGGGTCAGACTGATTTTGGGTCCGAAGAGGGTTGGGTGCAGCTTGGCAGGCCTAGACCTCACTTTACATACAGTCGCAAGACCACCCCAAAGAAAAGTAAAACACCGCAACGGGAAGTGGACCTGGATTTCACTGATGATATAGACGAGCCTCTGCAGGAAGATGATGATAACTCCATGGAAACA GCACATTGGCGCCCTATGCTTCCCAGCAGTAGCATACCCCAGGATGAGAACTTCAGAAACCAGCTACCGACAGTCCAG ATTTCTCATATTTTACAGGTGCATAAAGAGACTATGGAAATTGTCAAAAAGAATGCGCTAATGGAGCGTGTCCCACATATCCTCAACCATTTAAGTTCTCCAGCA TATTGCACACTGTTCAAACCGGCGGATCCCCCAGTGCAATATGGTGAAACCCCAGGTGAGAATACGTCCTTGGCAACCCCGGATGGACAGAGTGGAATGAATGGAGGAAGGCTAAGTGTGGAGAAACATGTAGAAACTCCATCTGGAGAGCCTGAAGTAGAGGAGGTCACACCTATG ATCACTCAGATCTTCAGTTTGGCTGACAGTGCAGGAACAAGTGGGATCGACCAGGACCATGAGTTGCTAAAGCTACTGGAGTCCCTGCGCAGCTCTGCACTCCCCACACTCTGGTTTGCCATAATGGTGGAGGGCCCGATGCTACAGCTACTGCAGTGCTCCAAGCTCTCCCACATGGTGGACACAACTGTCCAGATTGACCTAGGCTTCTGCTATCAGATCTGTGTACAGGGCCAACAGCTGCTCCTCACCCACCCGCTGTATGAAGCTCACCCATCTGGCCTGACCTCTGTGCCCCAGGTAGTGAACCTGCTGCTAGATCTGGAGAAGTACAACGTGTGCCAGGGGGTCCCGACCAAGGAGCAGCCATTCAGCCAGGCTCCAATTATCATTGAGCGGGCATCAACCTGTGACTTTCTGGTACTTAAAGAAACAGAGCACTGTCCGAAGTGTAAGGCCTTATCGTGTAGCTATTAA
- the mbd1b gene encoding methyl-CpG-binding domain protein 1b isoform X5 produces the protein MEVDGEVLKPTNDALLEREERIEVGDNGMERTSEVLSPLEALAPSDSLDIQDHATSGPVMTDHGHTEKIPGGVALEPPIDWFEPLEDDNYEDDTQGLDMGLAMGERHMNSRGDAEEESVAGSERSGSVAGSERNIKNNNNLFSVYRRKKRVKTEEGWEDWPALGEGWKRKAVVRRSGSSVGQSDVYYMSPSNERVRSRVELSKVLADTLDMTMFDYKTGVFRGAGQPKTLRLRKNIQKDHSTSVDCGFSSESSSMGTPSRDPHLQHITPPRPNTSLIQISSASVAHDVEGMKHSATKLPWSPVSALSVSINGKAGSEPSFCVCTICDNSYTGFEYERQMKNPCCPKCRGKNPVYQRFRKWIPCGNCKACLTTEDCGSCANCKKALNPDSRKPVSCRKRKCLCPIRKKLVEVGGQERELEHAVVHVDPEYPKYAQRVTCLHKPEDPQKLDPHPMTNFKIDSGELQNSTPQYSDPEDFSVNVDIDDDDEEFDGDDADYEAWIRKRKRRSCGKCEACNSRMDCGTCDFCIDKPKFGGSNKKRQKCRLRQCQKQAMLGQTDFGSEEGWVQLGRPRPHFTYSRKTTPKKSKTPQREVDLDFTDDIDEPLQEDDDNSMETAHWRPMLPSSSIPQDENFRNQLPTVQISHILQVHKETMEIVKKNALMERVPHILNHLSSPAYCTLFKPADPPVQYGETPGENTSLATPDGQSGMNGGRLSVEKHVETPSGEPEVEEVTPMITQIFSLADSAGTSGIDQDHELLKLLESLRSSALPTLWFAIMVEGPMLQLLQCSKLSHMVDTTVQIDLGFCYQICVQGQQLLLTHPLYEAHPSGLTSVPQVVNLLLDLEKYNVCQGVPTKEQPFSQAPIIIERASTCDFLVLKETEHCPKCKALSCSY, from the exons ATGGAGGTCGACGGAGAGGTACTCAAACCTACAAATGATGCACTTctagaaagggaggagaggattgAGGTCGGGGACAATGGGATGGAGAGGACCTCTGAGGTCCTATCACCACTGGAGGCCCTGGCTCCCTCGGACAGTCTTGACATTCAGGATCATGCCACCTCAGGTCCTGTGATGACAGACCATGGCCATACAGAGAAGATCCCAGGGGGAGTTGCTTTAGAGCCCCCTATAGACTGGTTTGAACCCCTGGAGGATGACAATTATGAAGATGACACACAGGGCTTGGACATGGGCCTTGCTATGGGGGAGCGACACATGAATAGCAGAGGGGATGCTGAAGAGGAGAGTGTTGCAGGGAGCGAAAGGAGCGGAAGCGTGGCAGGCAGTGAGAGGAACATcaagaacaacaacaacct GTTTTCTGTTTATAGGCGGAAGAAAAGAGTGAAAACTGAAGAGGGCTGGGAGGACTGGCCGGCACTTGGAGAGGGGTGGAAGCGCAAGGCGGTTGTTCGTCGCTCGGGTTCTAGTGTTGGCCAGAGTGACGTTTATTACATGAG CCCGAGTAATGAGCGTGTGAGAAGTAGAGTTGAGCTTTCCAAAGTCCTGGCAGATACTCTGGACATGACAATGTTTGATTACAAAACAGGGGTGTTCAGGGGTGCTGGACAACCCAAGACACTGCGCCTGAGAAAG AACATACAGAAGGATCATTCTACCTCAGTGGACTGTGGCTTTTCCTCAGAGTCCAGCTCCATGGGCACGCCAAGCAGAGACCCCCACCTCCAACATATCACTCCCCCAAGACCAAACACCTCTCTCATACAGATAAGTTCAGCCTCTGTTGCTCATGATGTGGAAGGTATGAAGCACAGTGCAACTAAACTGCCCTGGAGCCCTGTGTCAGCGCTTTCAGTCTCCATCAATGGGAAGGCTGGTTCAGAGCCCTCCTTTTG CGTCTGTACCATTTGTGATAATTCATACACAGGCTTTGAGTATGAAAGACAGATGAAGAATCCCTGTTGCCCCAAATGCAGGG GCAAGAATCCAGTTTATCAAAGATTCAGGAAG TGGATTCCTTGTGGTAACTGTAAGGCTTGCCTTACCACAGAGGATTGTGGGAGCTGTGCTAACTGCAAAAAAGCGCTGAACCCTGACTCCAGAAAACCTGTCAGCTGTCGGAAACGCAAATGTTTATGTCCGATCCGCAAG aAGCTGGTTGAAGTTGGTGGACAAgagcgggaactggaacacgctgtcgtacacgtcgatccagagtaTCCCAAATATGCCCAAagagtgacatgtctg cACAAACCCGAAGATCCCCAAAAGTTGGATCCCCATCCCATGACGAATTTCAAG ATTGACAGCGGAGAATTGCAG AACTCCACTCCCCAATACAGTGACCCCGAAGATTTCTCTGTGAATGTCGATATAGATGATGACGATGAAGAGTTTGATGGTGATGATGCTGACTATGAG GCTTGGATAAGGAAACGTAAGCGACGCTCCTGTGGGAAGTGTGAAGCTTGTAATAGTAGGATGGACTGTGGGACTTGTGATTTTTGCATAGACAAACCCAAGTTTGGAGGCAGCAATAAGAAGAGACAGAAGTGCCGTCTGCGGCAGTGCCAGAAACAGGCCATG TTGGGTCAGACTGATTTTGGGTCCGAAGAGGGTTGGGTGCAGCTTGGCAGGCCTAGACCTCACTTTACATACAGTCGCAAGACCACCCCAAAGAAAAGTAAAACACCGCAACGGGAAGTGGACCTGGATTTCACTGATGATATAGACGAGCCTCTGCAGGAAGATGATGATAACTCCATGGAAACA GCACATTGGCGCCCTATGCTTCCCAGCAGTAGCATACCCCAGGATGAGAACTTCAGAAACCAGCTACCGACAGTCCAG ATTTCTCATATTTTACAGGTGCATAAAGAGACTATGGAAATTGTCAAAAAGAATGCGCTAATGGAGCGTGTCCCACATATCCTCAACCATTTAAGTTCTCCAGCA TATTGCACACTGTTCAAACCGGCGGATCCCCCAGTGCAATATGGTGAAACCCCAGGTGAGAATACGTCCTTGGCAACCCCGGATGGACAGAGTGGAATGAATGGAGGAAGGCTAAGTGTGGAGAAACATGTAGAAACTCCATCTGGAGAGCCTGAAGTAGAGGAGGTCACACCTATG ATCACTCAGATCTTCAGTTTGGCTGACAGTGCAGGAACAAGTGGGATCGACCAGGACCATGAGTTGCTAAAGCTACTGGAGTCCCTGCGCAGCTCTGCACTCCCCACACTCTGGTTTGCCATAATGGTGGAGGGCCCGATGCTACAGCTACTGCAGTGCTCCAAGCTCTCCCACATGGTGGACACAACTGTCCAGATTGACCTAGGCTTCTGCTATCAGATCTGTGTACAGGGCCAACAGCTGCTCCTCACCCACCCGCTGTATGAAGCTCACCCATCTGGCCTGACCTCTGTGCCCCAGGTAGTGAACCTGCTGCTAGATCTGGAGAAGTACAACGTGTGCCAGGGGGTCCCGACCAAGGAGCAGCCATTCAGCCAGGCTCCAATTATCATTGAGCGGGCATCAACCTGTGACTTTCTGGTACTTAAAGAAACAGAGCACTGTCCGAAGTGTAAGGCCTTATCGTGTAGCTATTAA
- the mbd1b gene encoding methyl-CpG-binding domain protein 1b isoform X4 yields MEVDGEVLKPTNDALLEREERIEVGDNGMERTSEVLSPLEALAPSDSLDIQDHATSGPVMTDHGHTEKIPGGVALEPPIDWFEPLEDDNYEDDTQGLDMGLAMGERHMNSRGDAEEESVAGSERSGSVAGSERNIKNNNNLFSVYRRKKRVKTEEGWEDWPALGEGWKRKAVVRRSGSSVGQSDVYYMSPSNERVRSRVELSKVLADTLDMTMFDYKTGVFRGAGQPKTLRLRKNIQKDHSTSVDCGFSSESSSMGTPSRDPHLQHITPPRPNTSLIQISSASVAHDVEGMKHSATKLPWSPVSALSVSINGKAGSEPSFCVCTICDNSYTGFEYERQMKNPCCPKCRGKNPVYQRFRKWIPCGNCKACLTTEDCGSCANCKKALNPDSRKPVSCRKRKCLCPIRKKLVEVGGQERELEHAVVHVDPEYPKYAQRVTCLHKPEDPQKLDPHPMTNFKIDSGELQNSTPQYSDPEDFSVNVDIDDDDEEFDGDDADYEAWIRKRKRRSCGKCEACNSRMDCGTCDFCIDKPKFGGSNKKRQKCRLRQCQKQAMRHLLPFQLGQTDFGSEEGWVQLGRPRPHFTYSRKTTPKKSKTPQREVDLDFTDDIDEPLQEDDDNSMETAHWRPMLPSSSIPQDENFRNQLPTVQVHKETMEIVKKNALMERVPHILNHLSSPAYCTLFKPADPPVQYGETPGENTSLATPDGQSGMNGGRLSVEKHVETPSGEPEVEEVTPMITQIFSLADSAGTSGIDQDHELLKLLESLRSSALPTLWFAIMVEGPMLQLLQCSKLSHMVDTTVQIDLGFCYQICVQGQQLLLTHPLYEAHPSGLTSVPQVVNLLLDLEKYNVCQGVPTKEQPFSQAPIIIERASTCDFLVLKETEHCPKCKALSCSY; encoded by the exons ATGGAGGTCGACGGAGAGGTACTCAAACCTACAAATGATGCACTTctagaaagggaggagaggattgAGGTCGGGGACAATGGGATGGAGAGGACCTCTGAGGTCCTATCACCACTGGAGGCCCTGGCTCCCTCGGACAGTCTTGACATTCAGGATCATGCCACCTCAGGTCCTGTGATGACAGACCATGGCCATACAGAGAAGATCCCAGGGGGAGTTGCTTTAGAGCCCCCTATAGACTGGTTTGAACCCCTGGAGGATGACAATTATGAAGATGACACACAGGGCTTGGACATGGGCCTTGCTATGGGGGAGCGACACATGAATAGCAGAGGGGATGCTGAAGAGGAGAGTGTTGCAGGGAGCGAAAGGAGCGGAAGCGTGGCAGGCAGTGAGAGGAACATcaagaacaacaacaacct GTTTTCTGTTTATAGGCGGAAGAAAAGAGTGAAAACTGAAGAGGGCTGGGAGGACTGGCCGGCACTTGGAGAGGGGTGGAAGCGCAAGGCGGTTGTTCGTCGCTCGGGTTCTAGTGTTGGCCAGAGTGACGTTTATTACATGAG CCCGAGTAATGAGCGTGTGAGAAGTAGAGTTGAGCTTTCCAAAGTCCTGGCAGATACTCTGGACATGACAATGTTTGATTACAAAACAGGGGTGTTCAGGGGTGCTGGACAACCCAAGACACTGCGCCTGAGAAAG AACATACAGAAGGATCATTCTACCTCAGTGGACTGTGGCTTTTCCTCAGAGTCCAGCTCCATGGGCACGCCAAGCAGAGACCCCCACCTCCAACATATCACTCCCCCAAGACCAAACACCTCTCTCATACAGATAAGTTCAGCCTCTGTTGCTCATGATGTGGAAGGTATGAAGCACAGTGCAACTAAACTGCCCTGGAGCCCTGTGTCAGCGCTTTCAGTCTCCATCAATGGGAAGGCTGGTTCAGAGCCCTCCTTTTG CGTCTGTACCATTTGTGATAATTCATACACAGGCTTTGAGTATGAAAGACAGATGAAGAATCCCTGTTGCCCCAAATGCAGGG GCAAGAATCCAGTTTATCAAAGATTCAGGAAG TGGATTCCTTGTGGTAACTGTAAGGCTTGCCTTACCACAGAGGATTGTGGGAGCTGTGCTAACTGCAAAAAAGCGCTGAACCCTGACTCCAGAAAACCTGTCAGCTGTCGGAAACGCAAATGTTTATGTCCGATCCGCAAG aAGCTGGTTGAAGTTGGTGGACAAgagcgggaactggaacacgctgtcgtacacgtcgatccagagtaTCCCAAATATGCCCAAagagtgacatgtctg cACAAACCCGAAGATCCCCAAAAGTTGGATCCCCATCCCATGACGAATTTCAAG ATTGACAGCGGAGAATTGCAG AACTCCACTCCCCAATACAGTGACCCCGAAGATTTCTCTGTGAATGTCGATATAGATGATGACGATGAAGAGTTTGATGGTGATGATGCTGACTATGAG GCTTGGATAAGGAAACGTAAGCGACGCTCCTGTGGGAAGTGTGAAGCTTGTAATAGTAGGATGGACTGTGGGACTTGTGATTTTTGCATAGACAAACCCAAGTTTGGAGGCAGCAATAAGAAGAGACAGAAGTGCCGTCTGCGGCAGTGCCAGAAACAGGCCATG AGACACTTGTTGCCCTTTCAGTTGGGTCAGACTGATTTTGGGTCCGAAGAGGGTTGGGTGCAGCTTGGCAGGCCTAGACCTCACTTTACATACAGTCGCAAGACCACCCCAAAGAAAAGTAAAACACCGCAACGGGAAGTGGACCTGGATTTCACTGATGATATAGACGAGCCTCTGCAGGAAGATGATGATAACTCCATGGAAACA GCACATTGGCGCCCTATGCTTCCCAGCAGTAGCATACCCCAGGATGAGAACTTCAGAAACCAGCTACCGACAGTCCAG GTGCATAAAGAGACTATGGAAATTGTCAAAAAGAATGCGCTAATGGAGCGTGTCCCACATATCCTCAACCATTTAAGTTCTCCAGCA TATTGCACACTGTTCAAACCGGCGGATCCCCCAGTGCAATATGGTGAAACCCCAGGTGAGAATACGTCCTTGGCAACCCCGGATGGACAGAGTGGAATGAATGGAGGAAGGCTAAGTGTGGAGAAACATGTAGAAACTCCATCTGGAGAGCCTGAAGTAGAGGAGGTCACACCTATG ATCACTCAGATCTTCAGTTTGGCTGACAGTGCAGGAACAAGTGGGATCGACCAGGACCATGAGTTGCTAAAGCTACTGGAGTCCCTGCGCAGCTCTGCACTCCCCACACTCTGGTTTGCCATAATGGTGGAGGGCCCGATGCTACAGCTACTGCAGTGCTCCAAGCTCTCCCACATGGTGGACACAACTGTCCAGATTGACCTAGGCTTCTGCTATCAGATCTGTGTACAGGGCCAACAGCTGCTCCTCACCCACCCGCTGTATGAAGCTCACCCATCTGGCCTGACCTCTGTGCCCCAGGTAGTGAACCTGCTGCTAGATCTGGAGAAGTACAACGTGTGCCAGGGGGTCCCGACCAAGGAGCAGCCATTCAGCCAGGCTCCAATTATCATTGAGCGGGCATCAACCTGTGACTTTCTGGTACTTAAAGAAACAGAGCACTGTCCGAAGTGTAAGGCCTTATCGTGTAGCTATTAA